The following proteins are encoded in a genomic region of Rhizobium sp. CCGE531:
- the otsB gene encoding trehalose-phosphatase has product MSSQEQPEQGDAKPRPLNEPALTALSLYPQDWALFLDIDGTLLDLAERPEAIVVPDYLPGTLHALSRQLGGALALVTGRAIEFVDPLFAPFHFPIAGLHGAERRDAGGRLRRAHIPPAFQEMKQVIQHEAMAWPGAIVEDKGAAVAVHFRHAPAYEVKIGEAMQRHLEEAGPDWNLQRGKMVIEICPAHASKGHAVEAFLAEAPFEGRRPVAIGDDVTDETMFAAANRLGGQSVRVGEGSGKTLARASIGSPARLRDVLATLVK; this is encoded by the coding sequence ATGTCTTCTCAGGAACAGCCCGAACAGGGTGACGCCAAGCCGAGGCCGCTGAACGAGCCGGCCCTTACCGCGCTCTCATTGTATCCGCAGGACTGGGCGCTGTTCCTCGATATAGACGGAACCTTGCTCGATCTTGCCGAAAGGCCGGAGGCGATCGTCGTCCCGGATTATCTCCCCGGAACCCTTCATGCGCTTTCCCGCCAGCTCGGCGGCGCGCTGGCATTGGTGACGGGTCGCGCCATCGAATTCGTCGATCCGCTCTTTGCGCCCTTCCACTTCCCTATTGCCGGCCTGCATGGCGCGGAGCGGCGCGATGCAGGCGGACGGCTGCGGCGCGCGCATATTCCGCCAGCCTTCCAGGAGATGAAGCAGGTCATCCAGCATGAAGCCATGGCCTGGCCCGGCGCTATCGTCGAGGATAAGGGGGCAGCAGTCGCAGTTCACTTCCGGCATGCACCTGCATACGAGGTGAAGATCGGCGAGGCCATGCAACGCCATCTGGAGGAGGCCGGTCCCGACTGGAACCTTCAACGCGGCAAGATGGTGATCGAAATCTGCCCTGCCCATGCCAGCAAGGGACATGCCGTCGAGGCATTTCTTGCCGAAGCTCCCTTCGAAGGACGCCGTCCGGTCGCGATCGGCGACGACGTGACCGACGAGACGATGTTTGCCGCTGCCAACCGTCTCGGCGGCCAATCCGTCCGCGTCGGCGAAGGCAGTGGAAAAACATTGGCGCGTGCATCCATTGGCTCGCCTGCGCGTTTAAGGGACGTGCTGGCAACGCTCGTCAAGTAA
- a CDS encoding oligosaccharide flippase family protein → MKGGKSLSVLRKVVADGSWVATAKITSQVSQIGTFFLAARILMPEEFGFYAFLSALMVLLVVLAEGGWAEFIMKSGDDRDRFEQLVSISLLSGVLVTSVGLGGAFVLYSAFGRQTEGVLVAIFSCWILPAAIATVYDGTLVACGRLRAQAVVRIVSEVVGFSVTATGLFMGGHAIALVVGRIVSQLVILVGSICFVRRKPRLHLTWATVVEVAAFSKYIVATRMIIFLGSYSGTLAVGGFLGVTEAGYYRAAERIVAAISELMGEPVRALAWVGFRRARDLGELNGTNALAGAASQFLVWLFVVASPVYLGLMLVSPELIHIVLGEKWMPSAIIVSILCVKLLLLSPGYISEPLLTLSGNIHRRMAVTMVNAAVSVLFIIIFAPMGLLALAASQCVSASFSLTTSARIQIRYVGVNWRKVIMDSIHMIGPSVGLMIAAVLSLQYVVQFAAMPTILVLLLKIAVGTAAYVSLFLIVTFWTRRFPTPA, encoded by the coding sequence ATGAAAGGAGGGAAATCCCTATCAGTCCTTCGGAAGGTCGTGGCTGACGGATCTTGGGTCGCCACAGCAAAGATCACGTCCCAAGTGAGCCAAATTGGGACCTTCTTCCTGGCTGCTCGTATCTTGATGCCGGAAGAATTTGGTTTCTATGCTTTCCTGTCAGCCCTCATGGTTCTGCTCGTCGTCCTTGCAGAGGGGGGATGGGCAGAATTCATCATGAAATCGGGCGACGACCGCGACCGCTTCGAACAGCTCGTGAGCATATCGCTCCTGAGCGGCGTGCTAGTCACATCGGTTGGCTTGGGCGGTGCCTTCGTCCTCTACTCGGCATTCGGGCGACAGACGGAAGGCGTGTTGGTGGCTATATTCAGCTGCTGGATACTGCCGGCGGCAATCGCCACCGTCTATGACGGCACACTCGTCGCCTGCGGAAGGCTCCGCGCGCAGGCAGTCGTTCGTATCGTCAGCGAAGTGGTAGGGTTCTCGGTGACAGCTACGGGTCTATTCATGGGAGGGCATGCCATTGCGCTGGTCGTCGGCCGGATCGTATCGCAGCTCGTAATTTTGGTTGGATCAATCTGTTTCGTCCGCCGAAAACCACGATTGCATCTAACCTGGGCTACGGTGGTGGAAGTCGCGGCATTCTCCAAATATATCGTCGCAACCCGAATGATCATTTTCCTTGGTTCCTATTCGGGAACACTCGCCGTCGGTGGTTTCCTTGGTGTTACGGAAGCGGGATACTACCGCGCCGCGGAACGGATTGTTGCGGCTATCTCGGAGCTTATGGGTGAGCCCGTAAGGGCGCTTGCCTGGGTAGGGTTCAGGCGGGCACGAGACCTGGGTGAATTGAACGGGACGAATGCTCTTGCCGGCGCCGCCAGCCAATTCCTGGTTTGGCTTTTTGTCGTCGCGAGCCCGGTCTACCTCGGGCTTATGCTGGTCTCGCCAGAGCTGATCCATATCGTGCTTGGCGAAAAATGGATGCCCTCCGCGATCATTGTTTCCATATTGTGCGTGAAGCTGCTGTTGCTTTCACCAGGATATATCTCCGAACCGCTTTTGACGCTGAGTGGCAACATTCATCGCAGAATGGCGGTCACCATGGTCAATGCGGCTGTCTCTGTCCTTTTCATCATCATCTTTGCACCGATGGGGCTTTTGGCCTTGGCGGCGAGCCAATGTGTGAGCGCATCCTTTTCACTCACAACCTCCGCCAGAATTCAGATCCGTTACGTCGGAGTGAATTGGCGAAAGGTCATCATGGATTCCATCCATATGATCGGCCCTTCTGTCGGGTTGATGATCGCAGCGGTTCTAAGTCTTCAATACGTGGTTCAGTTCGCAGCAATGCCGACGATATTGGTGCTTCTTCTGAAGATCGCCGTCGGCACCGCAGCATATGTCTCGCTGTTCCTGATTGTCACGTTTTGGACGAGACGGTTTCCGACGCCCGCTTAA
- a CDS encoding molybdopterin-binding protein yields the protein MKISARNRLKGKVVEITKGATTAHVRIDIGNGSIVTSSITNEAVDELGLTVGSAAYAVIKASDVMVAVD from the coding sequence ATGAAAATCAGCGCAAGAAACCGCCTCAAGGGCAAGGTCGTCGAAATCACCAAGGGTGCGACGACGGCGCATGTCCGCATCGATATCGGCAATGGCTCGATTGTCACGTCCTCGATCACCAACGAGGCCGTCGATGAACTGGGCCTGACGGTCGGCTCCGCCGCCTACGCCGTCATCAAGGCATCCGATGTCATGGTCGCCGTCGACTAA
- the betC gene encoding choline-sulfatase produces MSRPNILIFMVDQFNGTLFPDGPADFLHAPVLKALAKRSVRFANSYTASPLCAPARASFMSGQLPSRTRVYDNAAEFCSDIPTFAHHLRAAGYQTALSGKMHFVGPDQMHGFEERLTTDIYPADFGWTPDYTKPGERIDWWYHNLGSVTGAGTAEITNQMEYDDEVAYHANRKLYDLSRRHDERPWCLTVSFTHPHDPYVARRRFWDLYEDCPALDPEVGEIPFEQQDPHSQRLMKACDHTAFDITPEQIRRARRGYFANISYVDEKIGEILETLERGRMADNTIILFVSDHGDMLGERGLWFKMNFFEGSARVPLMISAPGWQPKLIDQPVSTLDVTPTLAALAGIDIASLRRWTDGEDLTPLALNTGSRSPVPMEYAAEGSEAPLVGLRDGRYKLTLCEKDPPMLFDIEADPKELTNLAHDPAYAETLSRLTAQAMARWNLANFDAAVRESQARRWVVYAALRNGAYYPWDYQPLQKASERYMRNHMDLNVLEENQRYPRGE; encoded by the coding sequence ATGTCCCGCCCGAATATCCTCATCTTCATGGTCGATCAGTTCAACGGGACATTGTTTCCCGACGGCCCGGCCGATTTCCTGCATGCGCCGGTCCTGAAGGCCCTCGCAAAGCGCTCCGTGCGCTTTGCCAACAGCTATACGGCAAGCCCGCTCTGCGCACCGGCGCGGGCCTCCTTCATGTCCGGGCAGCTGCCGAGCCGTACCCGCGTTTATGACAATGCCGCCGAATTCTGCTCGGATATTCCGACCTTTGCCCATCACCTGCGCGCCGCCGGCTATCAAACGGCGCTATCGGGCAAGATGCATTTCGTCGGCCCGGACCAGATGCACGGCTTCGAGGAGCGTCTGACGACGGACATCTACCCCGCCGATTTCGGCTGGACACCTGATTATACCAAGCCCGGCGAGCGCATCGACTGGTGGTATCACAATCTCGGTTCGGTGACCGGCGCCGGCACGGCCGAGATTACCAACCAGATGGAGTATGACGACGAGGTTGCCTATCATGCCAACCGCAAGCTCTACGATCTCTCGCGCCGGCATGACGAGCGGCCCTGGTGCCTGACCGTCAGCTTCACGCATCCGCATGATCCTTACGTCGCGCGGCGCCGTTTCTGGGATCTTTATGAGGATTGCCCGGCGCTCGACCCCGAAGTCGGCGAAATCCCTTTCGAACAGCAGGACCCGCATTCGCAGCGGCTGATGAAGGCGTGCGATCACACCGCCTTCGACATCACGCCGGAGCAGATCCGCCGGGCTCGGCGCGGCTATTTCGCCAATATTTCCTATGTCGACGAAAAGATCGGCGAGATCCTCGAAACGCTCGAGCGCGGCCGCATGGCCGACAACACGATCATCCTGTTCGTCTCGGATCATGGCGACATGCTCGGCGAGCGCGGGCTCTGGTTCAAGATGAACTTCTTCGAGGGCTCCGCCCGCGTGCCGTTGATGATATCAGCGCCCGGCTGGCAGCCGAAGCTTATCGACCAGCCGGTTTCGACGCTCGACGTGACGCCGACGCTGGCAGCCCTTGCCGGGATCGACATCGCATCGCTGCGCCGCTGGACCGATGGCGAAGACCTGACCCCCTTGGCTCTCAACACCGGAAGCCGCAGCCCCGTGCCGATGGAATATGCGGCGGAAGGCTCCGAGGCGCCGCTCGTGGGCCTGCGTGACGGCCGCTACAAGCTGACCCTTTGCGAGAAGGATCCGCCCATGCTCTTCGACATCGAGGCGGACCCGAAGGAGCTGACCAATCTGGCTCACGATCCCGCCTACGCGGAAACGCTGAGCCGGCTGACGGCGCAGGCCATGGCGCGCTGGAACCTGGCAAACTTCGACGCCGCCGTGCGCGAAAGCCAGGCGCGGCGTTGGGTGGTCTACGCGGCGCTACGCAACGGCGCCTATTATCCCTGGGATTATCAGCCGCTGCAGAAGGCATCGGAGCGCTACATGCGCAACCACATGGATCTCAACGTGCTGGAGGAAAACCAGCGCTATCCGCGAGGAGAATAG
- a CDS encoding CheR family methyltransferase, with protein MKDFAMLNQVMGISVVMRRMPRQVLRTLWAGMPPGMMKTTLVYRSGRYIYHRYSREAAKVQSHYTHFMRNPPLLEVLAGTLSDHANESTLRVASIGCSTGAELYSTLYVLKAKRPDLNFISHGLDISSGVVEVAARGVYRPDQAAAVAGLYTAGRAEVSSDDVEKLSGIVEALPDGSVRVWDSLRENITWLTADATDPMVAKLIGEQDILIANNFMGPMDDGLAEKCLRNLMRLVTPGGYLLVDGIDLDVKMKVLKGSRFKPVLIRQDDIWLAEESKKGWPWLRWSREPLNRKERGWEIRYSVIFRLAGQPNQPSNP; from the coding sequence ATGAAGGATTTTGCCATGCTCAATCAGGTAATGGGAATAAGCGTTGTGATGCGTCGAATGCCGCGTCAGGTCCTGCGCACTCTGTGGGCCGGGATGCCGCCCGGTATGATGAAGACCACGCTCGTGTATCGTAGCGGCCGATATATTTATCATCGATACAGCCGCGAAGCCGCGAAAGTTCAAAGCCACTACACGCATTTCATGCGAAATCCACCGCTGCTGGAGGTTCTCGCCGGGACGCTATCTGATCATGCAAATGAATCGACGCTGCGAGTAGCGTCGATTGGATGCAGCACCGGGGCGGAGCTTTACTCGACTTTATACGTGCTTAAGGCTAAGCGGCCAGACCTGAATTTCATCTCGCATGGGCTCGATATATCAAGCGGCGTCGTCGAGGTCGCCGCACGAGGCGTTTATCGTCCCGACCAGGCCGCCGCGGTGGCCGGTCTTTACACGGCCGGGCGGGCTGAAGTCTCAAGCGACGATGTTGAGAAACTCAGTGGCATTGTCGAAGCCTTGCCGGATGGATCAGTCCGCGTCTGGGACTCACTTCGCGAAAACATTACTTGGCTAACGGCCGACGCAACCGATCCAATGGTCGCAAAACTGATTGGCGAACAGGACATTCTGATTGCGAATAATTTCATGGGACCGATGGATGATGGTCTCGCGGAAAAATGCCTTCGCAATCTGATGAGGCTCGTTACACCGGGCGGCTATCTCTTGGTCGATGGTATCGATCTCGATGTCAAAATGAAGGTGCTGAAGGGCTCTCGCTTCAAACCTGTCCTTATTCGACAGGATGATATCTGGCTAGCAGAGGAATCAAAAAAAGGATGGCCATGGCTTCGGTGGAGCCGAGAACCGCTCAACCGAAAAGAACGAGGCTGGGAGATCAGGTATTCGGTTATTTTTCGTCTGGCAGGCCAGCCAAACCAGCCTTCAAATCCATGA
- the coaBC gene encoding bifunctional phosphopantothenoylcysteine decarboxylase/phosphopantothenate--cysteine ligase CoaBC, translated as MVLAGKRILLIISGGIAAYKSLDLIRRLRERGASVRPVMTSGAQEFITPLAVGALATDHVFTDLFSRQDEQDVGHIRLARDCDLVLIAPATADLLAKMANGLADDLASTILLATDRPVLAAPAMNPKMWAHPATRRNVEMLRGDGVAFVGPMTGEMAESGENGAGRMAEPLDIVAAAERRLDDGAKPLAGKKAVVTSGPTHEPIDPVRYIANRSSGRQGHAIAAALAALGADVTLVSGPVTIPDPVGLNVIHVERADEMRDAVLAALPVDIAVMVAAVADWRVASASDQKIKKHPGESIPTLALTENPDILKTVGHHTQRPKLVIGFAAETQDIESNARAKLERKGADFIVANDVSPATGIMGGTRNRVKIVSHHGVEQWPDLDKDEVAARLAALISAQFRQG; from the coding sequence ATGGTTCTCGCAGGAAAGCGCATCCTTCTCATCATCTCCGGCGGCATCGCGGCCTATAAGAGCCTCGATCTCATTCGCCGGCTGCGCGAGCGCGGCGCGAGTGTGCGGCCCGTCATGACATCGGGCGCGCAGGAGTTCATCACGCCGCTTGCCGTCGGCGCGCTTGCCACCGACCATGTCTTTACCGATCTGTTTTCGCGTCAGGACGAGCAGGATGTCGGCCACATCAGGCTGGCGCGCGATTGCGATCTCGTGCTGATCGCGCCGGCGACAGCCGATCTGCTTGCCAAGATGGCAAACGGGCTGGCGGACGATCTTGCCTCGACCATATTGCTTGCCACGGACCGGCCTGTGCTCGCCGCACCCGCCATGAACCCGAAGATGTGGGCGCATCCGGCGACCAGGCGGAATGTCGAGATGCTACGCGGTGACGGCGTTGCCTTTGTCGGTCCGATGACCGGCGAAATGGCCGAGAGCGGCGAGAACGGCGCAGGCCGGATGGCGGAACCGCTCGATATCGTCGCGGCGGCCGAGAGACGGCTGGATGACGGTGCCAAGCCGCTCGCCGGCAAGAAGGCGGTCGTCACCTCCGGCCCAACGCATGAGCCGATCGATCCGGTGCGCTACATCGCCAACCGCTCGTCCGGCCGGCAGGGCCATGCCATCGCGGCGGCCCTTGCGGCACTCGGCGCCGACGTCACCCTCGTGTCCGGCCCGGTGACCATACCCGACCCGGTCGGTCTTAATGTCATCCATGTCGAGCGGGCGGACGAAATGCGCGACGCCGTGCTTGCCGCCCTGCCCGTCGATATTGCCGTGATGGTGGCCGCGGTCGCGGACTGGCGCGTCGCCTCTGCCTCCGACCAGAAAATCAAGAAGCATCCGGGCGAATCGATCCCGACATTGGCTCTCACCGAAAACCCCGACATTCTGAAGACCGTCGGTCATCATACGCAGCGGCCGAAGCTCGTCATCGGCTTTGCCGCCGAAACGCAAGATATCGAGAGCAATGCCCGCGCGAAGCTGGAGCGCAAGGGTGCGGACTTCATCGTCGCCAACGACGTCTCACCCGCGACCGGCATCATGGGCGGCACGCGGAACCGCGTGAAGATCGTCAGTCACCACGGCGTCGAACAGTGGCCCGATCTCGACAAGGATGAGGTGGCGGCACGGCTCGCGGCGCTGATATCAGCACAATTCAGGCAGGGATAG
- a CDS encoding LysR family transcriptional regulator translates to MAERLIDLGWLRIFLEVGRSGSLSAAASVLGLTQPAVSYQIRRIEEQMGVALFRRQHRGVELSAEGRRLFEIVEKAVGGVDNLVRSFRAEAERPSVRLRTDYAFSALWLIPRMHAFRLLHPEVDIQIVATQRLDRGAPESGDIAIFFGTRSEFGPATSLLLPEKVVPICTRGFAERHGPFTDPSQLAGTTLVHLDSEMPSPWFDWESYLAAFGIARDTYAGRGDLRFNTYSLVVQAALSEQGVAIGWIGLVDSLLAARTLVTAGPMLEAPARGYWLLPPSTPNPHAEQLAQWLLAEAAAV, encoded by the coding sequence ATGGCTGAACGTTTGATCGATCTCGGCTGGCTGCGGATTTTCCTGGAGGTGGGGCGCTCCGGCAGCCTGTCCGCCGCCGCTTCGGTGCTAGGCCTGACGCAACCGGCCGTCAGCTACCAGATCCGTCGTATCGAAGAGCAGATGGGCGTCGCCCTGTTTCGCCGCCAGCATCGCGGCGTCGAACTTTCGGCCGAGGGCCGGCGCCTGTTCGAGATCGTCGAAAAGGCTGTTGGCGGCGTCGACAATCTGGTGCGCAGTTTCCGCGCCGAGGCGGAGCGGCCATCGGTGCGCCTGCGCACGGACTATGCCTTCTCCGCCCTCTGGCTGATACCCCGCATGCATGCGTTCCGGCTGCTCCATCCCGAGGTGGATATCCAGATCGTCGCCACGCAGCGGCTGGATCGCGGCGCGCCGGAGAGTGGTGATATCGCCATCTTCTTCGGCACGCGCAGCGAATTCGGTCCGGCAACCAGTTTGCTTTTGCCGGAAAAGGTCGTGCCGATCTGCACCAGAGGCTTTGCGGAACGTCATGGCCCGTTCACCGATCCCTCGCAGCTCGCCGGCACCACGCTCGTCCATCTCGATTCGGAGATGCCGTCGCCCTGGTTCGATTGGGAGAGCTATCTCGCGGCCTTCGGCATTGCCCGGGATACCTATGCCGGTCGCGGCGATCTGCGCTTCAACACCTATTCGCTTGTCGTACAGGCCGCCCTCAGCGAGCAGGGCGTTGCCATCGGCTGGATCGGTCTTGTCGATTCCCTGCTTGCCGCCCGGACATTGGTGACGGCCGGCCCCATGCTCGAAGCGCCTGCTCGAGGCTATTGGCTGCTGCCGCCATCGACGCCGAACCCGCATGCCGAGCAGTTGGCGCAATGGCTGCTCGCCGAAGCAGCCGCCGTGTAG
- a CDS encoding nuclear transport factor 2 family protein, whose product MKVAMIALPIMAAAMPALAERAYSPQELKNKEIVLDFYQKALNDKDFDAASKYLGKYIQHNPLAADGPEGLRGFLDYLKKNYPQSKSEIKRVMVDGDYVILRVHAVRQPGDRGSAIVDIFRVEDNKIQEHWDSVQPIPEKSMNNNTMF is encoded by the coding sequence ATGAAAGTCGCGATGATCGCCCTGCCAATCATGGCTGCCGCCATGCCGGCCCTTGCCGAGCGTGCCTATTCGCCGCAGGAGCTGAAGAACAAGGAGATCGTTCTGGATTTCTACCAGAAGGCGCTGAACGACAAGGACTTCGACGCGGCCTCCAAATATCTTGGCAAATACATCCAGCACAATCCTCTTGCCGCCGATGGTCCCGAAGGCCTGCGCGGTTTCCTTGACTATCTGAAGAAAAACTATCCGCAGTCGAAGAGCGAGATCAAGCGCGTGATGGTCGATGGCGATTACGTGATCCTGCGCGTCCACGCCGTTCGCCAGCCGGGTGATCGCGGCAGCGCTATCGTCGATATCTTCCGCGTCGAGGACAACAAGATTCAGGAACATTGGGACTCGGTGCAGCCGATCCCCGAGAAATCAATGAACAATAATACGATGTTCTGA
- the otsA gene encoding alpha,alpha-trehalose-phosphate synthase (UDP-forming) — protein sequence MSRLIIVSNRVSVPDHKGAAAAGGLAVALQAALAERGGIWMGWSGKSSGDIEPEPLQMTQDGNITYALSDLTQTDVEEYYQGFANRVLWPICHYRLDLAEYARKEMTGYFRVNRFFAHRLAPLVEPDDIIWVHDYHLIPLAAELRQMGLKNRIGFFLHIPWPPADVVLAMPVHEEIMRGLSSYDLLGFQTKYDLENFAGCLKREGMGIEKSPGHFNAHGHDFRGGAYSIGIETAGFAEFARRAASHSMVHRVRKSIEGRDLILGVDRLDYSKGITQRIDAFERFITNNPAHQRSVTYLQITPKSRSEVPEYEAMQHAVAEQAGRVNGAIGTVDWVPIRYINRSISRPILAGLYRLAKVGLVTPLRDGMNLVAKEYVAAQDPENPGVLVLSRFAGAARELKSALLVNPYDVDGTANALARAVNMPLQERQERWRGMMDHLLENDVSHWCETFLADLTSE from the coding sequence TTGAGTCGTCTCATCATCGTTTCCAACCGCGTTTCCGTACCCGATCACAAGGGCGCGGCAGCCGCGGGCGGTCTTGCCGTGGCGCTGCAGGCTGCCCTTGCCGAGCGCGGCGGCATCTGGATGGGCTGGTCCGGCAAATCGAGCGGCGACATCGAGCCAGAACCGCTGCAGATGACGCAGGACGGCAATATCACCTATGCGCTGAGCGATCTGACCCAGACCGACGTCGAGGAATATTATCAGGGCTTTGCCAATCGCGTGCTCTGGCCTATCTGCCACTACCGGCTCGACCTTGCCGAATACGCCCGCAAGGAAATGACCGGTTATTTCCGCGTCAACCGCTTCTTCGCCCATCGCCTTGCTCCGCTGGTGGAGCCGGACGATATTATCTGGGTGCATGATTACCATCTCATCCCGCTGGCGGCGGAGCTGCGGCAGATGGGGCTGAAGAACCGCATCGGTTTCTTTCTGCACATTCCCTGGCCGCCGGCAGACGTCGTGCTCGCCATGCCGGTGCATGAGGAGATCATGCGCGGCCTTTCTTCCTATGATCTCCTCGGCTTCCAAACCAAATACGATCTTGAAAACTTCGCCGGCTGCCTGAAACGCGAAGGCATGGGCATCGAGAAAAGCCCCGGCCATTTCAACGCTCACGGCCATGATTTTCGCGGCGGCGCCTATTCGATCGGCATAGAGACGGCGGGCTTTGCCGAATTCGCCCGCAGGGCCGCATCGCACAGCATGGTGCACAGGGTGCGCAAAAGCATCGAAGGCCGCGACCTGATCCTCGGTGTCGACCGGCTTGATTATTCCAAGGGCATCACGCAGCGCATCGACGCCTTCGAACGCTTCATCACCAACAACCCCGCCCACCAGCGCAGCGTCACATATCTGCAGATCACGCCGAAATCGCGCTCCGAAGTGCCGGAATATGAGGCGATGCAGCATGCGGTTGCCGAACAGGCCGGCCGGGTCAACGGTGCGATCGGCACGGTCGACTGGGTGCCCATCCGCTACATCAACCGCTCGATCAGCCGCCCGATACTGGCGGGCCTCTACCGGCTCGCCAAGGTCGGGCTGGTGACGCCGCTGCGTGATGGCATGAACCTGGTCGCCAAGGAATATGTCGCCGCGCAGGATCCGGAAAACCCGGGAGTATTGGTGCTCTCACGCTTTGCGGGTGCGGCGCGCGAGCTGAAGAGCGCCCTGCTGGTCAATCCCTATGATGTCGACGGCACGGCGAACGCCCTTGCGCGGGCCGTCAACATGCCGCTGCAGGAACGGCAGGAGCGTTGGCGCGGCATGATGGATCACCTGCTCGAGAACGACGTATCGCATTGGTGCGAGACCTTTCTCGCGGATCTCACCTCGGAATAG
- a CDS encoding SDR family oxidoreductase — MNRLNGKVAIVTGASSGIGRATAKLFAAEGAKVVVGARRTAELESLAAEIKAAGGEAAVLAGDVRSEDYHKALVALAIERYGKLDIAFNNAGTLGEAGPSTEVSEAGFAEALAINLTASFLAAKHQIGEMIKHGGGSVIFTSTFVGHTVGFPGVAAYAASKSGLIGLTQTLAAEFGPQNVRVNAILPGAVDTDMYREMNDTADKQAFVTNLHALKRVAGPEEIARSVLYLASDDASFVTGTASLVDGGLSITRT; from the coding sequence ATGAACCGCTTGAATGGAAAAGTCGCAATCGTCACCGGCGCAAGCTCCGGCATCGGCCGCGCCACAGCAAAACTCTTCGCCGCCGAAGGCGCCAAGGTTGTCGTCGGCGCGCGCCGCACCGCAGAACTGGAAAGCCTTGCCGCTGAGATCAAAGCCGCCGGCGGTGAAGCAGCCGTGTTGGCTGGCGACGTACGCTCGGAAGACTACCACAAGGCGCTGGTCGCCCTTGCGATCGAGCGCTACGGCAAGCTCGATATTGCCTTCAACAATGCCGGCACGCTCGGCGAGGCCGGTCCCAGCACCGAGGTTTCAGAGGCAGGCTTTGCCGAAGCGCTGGCGATCAACCTCACCGCATCGTTCCTGGCTGCAAAACACCAGATCGGCGAAATGATCAAGCATGGCGGCGGTTCTGTGATTTTCACGTCGACCTTTGTCGGCCATACCGTCGGCTTCCCGGGCGTTGCCGCCTATGCCGCCAGCAAATCCGGCCTGATCGGCTTGACGCAAACACTCGCCGCCGAGTTTGGCCCGCAGAATGTGCGCGTCAATGCCATACTGCCAGGCGCTGTTGATACCGATATGTATCGCGAAATGAACGACACGGCCGACAAGCAGGCCTTCGTAACCAATCTGCATGCACTGAAGCGCGTCGCTGGCCCCGAAGAGATTGCTCGCTCGGTCCTCTACCTCGCCTCCGATGACGCAAGCTTCGTCACCGGCACGGCTTCGCTCGTCGACGGCGGCCTGTCGATCACGCGTACCTGA
- a CDS encoding class II glutamine amidotransferase produces MCRWAAYRGDPLYLEELVSSPAHSLIEQSHCATRAKTATNGDGFGIAWYGDRPEPGRYRDILPAWSDCNLKSLARQIRSPLFLAHVRAATGGGTRRDNCHPFVFENWSFQHNGQISNFDRLRRPMEAMLDDRLFHARSGTTDSELLFLLAMQFGLMTNPTAAIAQTIGFVEGLSLHLIGSVLVRFTAAFSDGKSLYAIRYATDRKAPTLYASPVGLGYCLVSEPLNDDVDAWREIPDGSAVLIDDSGVHVTPFQPEERAPAERLPVAAIPA; encoded by the coding sequence ATGTGTCGCTGGGCAGCTTATCGTGGAGACCCCCTCTATCTGGAGGAGCTGGTGTCTTCGCCCGCCCACTCCCTGATCGAACAATCCCATTGCGCCACGCGCGCCAAGACGGCGACCAATGGTGATGGTTTCGGCATCGCCTGGTACGGCGATCGGCCGGAACCGGGCCGCTACCGCGATATCCTGCCGGCCTGGTCCGATTGCAATCTGAAGAGCCTGGCGCGGCAGATCCGCTCGCCGCTCTTCCTCGCCCATGTCCGCGCGGCCACCGGCGGCGGCACGCGGCGCGACAATTGCCATCCCTTCGTCTTCGAGAACTGGTCGTTCCAGCACAATGGCCAGATTTCCAATTTCGACCGTTTGCGCCGGCCGATGGAAGCGATGCTCGACGACCGGCTGTTCCATGCGCGCAGCGGCACGACCGATTCCGAGCTTCTGTTCCTGCTGGCGATGCAGTTCGGCCTGATGACGAACCCGACCGCGGCGATAGCTCAGACCATCGGCTTCGTCGAAGGGCTGTCGCTGCATTTGATCGGCTCGGTGCTGGTGCGCTTCACCGCAGCCTTTTCCGATGGCAAGTCGCTTTATGCCATCCGCTATGCGACCGACCGCAAGGCGCCGACGCTCTATGCCTCGCCGGTCGGCTTAGGGTATTGCCTCGTGTCCGAGCCCTTGAACGACGATGTCGATGCCTGGCGCGAAATTCCCGATGGCAGTGCCGTCTTGATCGACGATAGCGGCGTTCATGTCACGCCCTTCCAGCCGGAAGAGCGTGCGCCCGCCGAGCGATTGCCGGTAGCCGCTATCCCTGCCTGA